The following proteins are co-located in the Nomia melanderi isolate GNS246 chromosome 1, iyNomMela1, whole genome shotgun sequence genome:
- the Atf-2 gene encoding activating transcription factor-2 isoform X1 has translation MADTEKAFACSSSGCSVSFTNEDQLLVHKKKHDMMLNLGNGSKSAGFVADQTPTPTRFIRNCEEVGLFQDLQNVNPFEETFRRAVESGNTGTLSVSEAGITDDTLHTPHIFPHIADVLAGSNQILSESSVQECSSSISIAEKGTDGSTSIDAEVCTNVKLTRSDEQDLLKSKVTVEKNETLVENIINQVTSTQIVPRVLEEQVGPQLSINGEEVQLLLKTADGKLMQLSAIPVCESINMSVAQSSLKQQTVVIKTEPPLQCTKKVELKKPMSPSLSLAKMKLKQVLIKSTASQNNKPNDNSGKHETSTAKKENQNKTVDHMKKKEILERNRASSMRARAKRKAWIQQLQRTVANVNETNVALQMEIKVLRAEVAKLKAILLAHKDCPVTKAIQKGSGIILEQKVISLTPDLTTSSATPIGLPIKRSIPFSPSEVPIASKKKLSLAPTKNPVIFPKVDCNTNLTIPSATLIKTVPTLKIMGVSQLLTEKEETKQILIVQNPSRKMETSPRQIIQINPNYEIDHGSSKSTGV, from the exons ATGGCAGATACTGAAAAGGCATTTGCTTGTTCTTCATCCGGTTGCAGTGTG AGTTTCACGAATGAGGATCAGTTGTTAGTGCATAAGAAGAAACATGATATGATGTTAAATTTGGGTAATGGTTCTAAGAGTGCTGGTTTTGTAG CTGATCAAACTCCCACACCAACACGTTTTATCAGAAACTGTGAAGAAGTTGGTCTGTTTCAAGATCTGCAAAATGTAAATCCTTTTGAGGAAACATTTAGAAGAGCAGTGGAATCTGGAAATACTGGTACACTTTCAGTGTCAGAG GCTGGAATTACAGATGATACTCTGCATACTCCTCACATATTTCCTCATATAGCAGATGTACTCGCCGGTAGCAATCAAATTCTTTCTGAAAGTAGTGTTCAGGAATGTTCCAGCAGCATTTCGATTGCAGAAAAAGGTACAGATGGAAGTACCAGCATAGATGCAGAGGTTTGTACCAATGTAAAGCTTACAAGATCAGATGAACAGGACTTATTAAAGAGTAAAGTAACAGTGGAAAAGAATGAGACGcttgtagaaaatattattaatcaagTTACAAGTACCCAAATAGTACCAAGGGTGTTAGAAGAACAAGTCGGTCCACAATT ATCAATAAATGGAGAGGAGGTACAGTTGCTATTGAAAACAGCTGATGGTAAACTAATGCAACTATCCGCGATACCAGTATGTGAGTCTATTAACATGAGTGTTGCACAATCCTCATTAAAACAACAAACTGTTGTGATAAAAACTGAGCCACCTTTACAATGTACTAAAAAGGTAGAGCTTAAGAAGCCAATGAGCCCCTCATTGTCCTTAGCAAAAAtg AAATTGAAACAGGTGTTAATAAAAAGCACAGCTTCGCaaaacaataaaccaaacgaCAATTCCGGGAAGCATGAAACAAGCACCGCGAAAAAGGAGAATCAAAACAAAACGGTAGACCatatgaaaaagaaagagattCTCGAACGAAATCGTGCGAGCTCCATGAGAGCCAGAGCGAAAAGAAAAGCGTGGATACAACAGCTCCAGAGGACAGTCGCGAACGTGAATGAGACTAATGTTGCTCTTCAAATGGAAATAAAGGTTTTACGTGCGGAAGTGGCTAAATTGAAGGCTATTCTATTAGCCCATAAAGATTGTCCAGTTACAAAGGCGATACAGAAAG GAAGTGGAATAATACTCGAACAAAAAGTGATATCGTTAACTCCAGATCTGACTACCAGTTCAGCAACGCCAATAGGACTTCCCATAAAGAGATCGATTCCGTTCTCACCTTCTGAAGTTCCCATAGCCTCCAAGAAGAAGTTGTCCTTGGCACCCACGAAGAACCCAGTTATTTTCCCTAAAGTCGATTGCAATACGAACTTGACGATTCCTAGCGCTACTTTAATTAAGACTGTACCTACGCTTAAGATTATGGGAGTTAGTCAACTTCTAACGGAAAAGGAGGAGACTAAGCAGATTCTAATTGTACAAAATCCATCTAGGAAAATGGAGACTTCTCCTAGACAAATCATTCAAATAAATCCGAATTACGAGATAGACCATGGCTCGTCGAAAAGCACGGGAGTTTAA
- the Atf-2 gene encoding activating transcription factor-2 isoform X2, translating to MADTEKAFACSSSGCSVSFTNEDQLLVHKKKHDMMLNLGNGSKSAGFVADQTPTPTRFIRNCEEVGLFQDLQNVNPFEETFRRAVESGNTGTLSVSEAGITDDTLHTPHIFPHIADVLAGSNQILSESSVQECSSSISIAEKGTDGSTSIDAEVCTNVKLTRSDEQDLLKSKVTVEKNETLVENIINQVTSTQIVPRVLEEQVGPQLSINGEEVQLLLKTADGKLMQLSAIPVCESINMSVAQSSLKQQTVVIKTEPPLQCTKKKLKQVLIKSTASQNNKPNDNSGKHETSTAKKENQNKTVDHMKKKEILERNRASSMRARAKRKAWIQQLQRTVANVNETNVALQMEIKVLRAEVAKLKAILLAHKDCPVTKAIQKGSGIILEQKVISLTPDLTTSSATPIGLPIKRSIPFSPSEVPIASKKKLSLAPTKNPVIFPKVDCNTNLTIPSATLIKTVPTLKIMGVSQLLTEKEETKQILIVQNPSRKMETSPRQIIQINPNYEIDHGSSKSTGV from the exons ATGGCAGATACTGAAAAGGCATTTGCTTGTTCTTCATCCGGTTGCAGTGTG AGTTTCACGAATGAGGATCAGTTGTTAGTGCATAAGAAGAAACATGATATGATGTTAAATTTGGGTAATGGTTCTAAGAGTGCTGGTTTTGTAG CTGATCAAACTCCCACACCAACACGTTTTATCAGAAACTGTGAAGAAGTTGGTCTGTTTCAAGATCTGCAAAATGTAAATCCTTTTGAGGAAACATTTAGAAGAGCAGTGGAATCTGGAAATACTGGTACACTTTCAGTGTCAGAG GCTGGAATTACAGATGATACTCTGCATACTCCTCACATATTTCCTCATATAGCAGATGTACTCGCCGGTAGCAATCAAATTCTTTCTGAAAGTAGTGTTCAGGAATGTTCCAGCAGCATTTCGATTGCAGAAAAAGGTACAGATGGAAGTACCAGCATAGATGCAGAGGTTTGTACCAATGTAAAGCTTACAAGATCAGATGAACAGGACTTATTAAAGAGTAAAGTAACAGTGGAAAAGAATGAGACGcttgtagaaaatattattaatcaagTTACAAGTACCCAAATAGTACCAAGGGTGTTAGAAGAACAAGTCGGTCCACAATT ATCAATAAATGGAGAGGAGGTACAGTTGCTATTGAAAACAGCTGATGGTAAACTAATGCAACTATCCGCGATACCAGTATGTGAGTCTATTAACATGAGTGTTGCACAATCCTCATTAAAACAACAAACTGTTGTGATAAAAACTGAGCCACCTTTACAATGTACTAAAAAG AAATTGAAACAGGTGTTAATAAAAAGCACAGCTTCGCaaaacaataaaccaaacgaCAATTCCGGGAAGCATGAAACAAGCACCGCGAAAAAGGAGAATCAAAACAAAACGGTAGACCatatgaaaaagaaagagattCTCGAACGAAATCGTGCGAGCTCCATGAGAGCCAGAGCGAAAAGAAAAGCGTGGATACAACAGCTCCAGAGGACAGTCGCGAACGTGAATGAGACTAATGTTGCTCTTCAAATGGAAATAAAGGTTTTACGTGCGGAAGTGGCTAAATTGAAGGCTATTCTATTAGCCCATAAAGATTGTCCAGTTACAAAGGCGATACAGAAAG GAAGTGGAATAATACTCGAACAAAAAGTGATATCGTTAACTCCAGATCTGACTACCAGTTCAGCAACGCCAATAGGACTTCCCATAAAGAGATCGATTCCGTTCTCACCTTCTGAAGTTCCCATAGCCTCCAAGAAGAAGTTGTCCTTGGCACCCACGAAGAACCCAGTTATTTTCCCTAAAGTCGATTGCAATACGAACTTGACGATTCCTAGCGCTACTTTAATTAAGACTGTACCTACGCTTAAGATTATGGGAGTTAGTCAACTTCTAACGGAAAAGGAGGAGACTAAGCAGATTCTAATTGTACAAAATCCATCTAGGAAAATGGAGACTTCTCCTAGACAAATCATTCAAATAAATCCGAATTACGAGATAGACCATGGCTCGTCGAAAAGCACGGGAGTTTAA